A portion of the Stigmatella aurantiaca DW4/3-1 genome contains these proteins:
- a CDS encoding M20/M25/M40 family metallo-hydrolase: protein MSSLPSGLAPRAGLSLLLVGAVAVALATHRPPEALGQDAPPDVFSAARARQHLTWLAQSPRPVGSTRLIEVRRELLSLLAAMRVPAEVQTAEVLRLQGSAGTVLAATVHNIVAHLPGTEGRHAVLVSGHYDSVPSGPGAADDGSAVASMLEALRALRTGPPLKQDVIFLFTDAEEAGLLGAEGFRQHPLFSKVVLALNFEARGTRGPSLLFETTGPQGWLIQRFQETAPHPMGNSLAGEVYPYLGADTDLSIFGRAGVAGMNFAFIEGLIHYHTWLDSPEQLADGSLQHHGENLLTLTRALAAGDAPPRESPGRVYFNPVGAWLVSYPRAWALPLSVLLLVLEVLGTVGGARAGRLRLRGLALAVAGTVSGALAAAVLVTLAWNVTQNATGLDAFAQGDSHSPAPFQAGLLALVFVPFALLRRWGRNRIQDEEWGHGARLPWAVLAVVLTVLCPGASYLFAWPLLLALLIPYALRRGGDTPWKVGLVLTLGGVPLLLLITSTLYPLSSALGLSLAGVSLLLASLVLGLLHPALAWLVQGRWNTVAVGASAVGAVFLLSGAVAAGPRADRPWPESLAYWLDRDGKRAFWLAHEDTHGAWAAQFLGEAPPAKRFDEAMPWLETDVLYHEASLLPLPSARTRRVADDREGDVRTLTLQVDSPPGTAVLRFNLPPLEFLEVRVGQTPLPEAVLTAGRAEGVRIDYWQPPREGLPLTLKVRGEAPVRMRSSTISLNIPTLTESQRRPPSLMAAPFGFGFSDVTVITQTEAL from the coding sequence ATGAGCTCCCTTCCGTCCGGACTCGCTCCCCGAGCGGGTCTGTCCTTGCTGCTGGTGGGTGCGGTCGCGGTCGCGCTCGCCACCCACCGTCCCCCCGAGGCCCTGGGACAGGACGCCCCCCCGGACGTCTTCTCCGCGGCCCGCGCCCGTCAGCACCTCACCTGGCTCGCGCAGTCGCCCCGGCCGGTCGGCTCGACACGCTTGATCGAGGTGCGGCGGGAGCTGCTCTCCCTGCTGGCCGCGATGCGCGTCCCGGCCGAGGTACAGACCGCCGAGGTCCTGCGTCTCCAGGGCTCCGCCGGGACGGTGCTGGCCGCCACCGTGCACAACATCGTCGCGCACCTGCCGGGCACCGAGGGCCGCCACGCCGTGCTGGTGTCCGGACATTATGACTCGGTCCCCAGTGGCCCTGGCGCCGCGGACGATGGCTCGGCCGTCGCCTCCATGCTGGAGGCCCTGCGGGCCCTGCGCACGGGCCCTCCTTTGAAGCAGGACGTCATCTTCCTCTTCACGGACGCGGAGGAAGCAGGGCTGCTCGGCGCCGAGGGATTCCGGCAACACCCCCTGTTCTCCAAGGTGGTCCTCGCCCTCAACTTCGAGGCCCGGGGCACCCGGGGGCCCTCCCTCCTCTTCGAGACGACGGGGCCTCAGGGCTGGCTCATCCAACGCTTCCAGGAGACGGCGCCCCACCCCATGGGCAACTCCCTGGCGGGCGAGGTCTACCCCTACCTCGGAGCCGACACGGATCTGTCCATCTTCGGCCGCGCGGGCGTGGCGGGGATGAACTTCGCCTTCATCGAGGGGCTCATCCACTACCACACGTGGCTGGATTCACCGGAGCAGCTCGCGGATGGGAGCCTCCAGCACCACGGGGAGAACCTGCTCACCCTCACGCGGGCCCTGGCCGCGGGCGATGCTCCCCCGCGAGAGTCTCCAGGGCGCGTCTACTTCAATCCGGTGGGCGCATGGCTCGTCTCCTACCCCCGCGCGTGGGCCTTGCCCCTCTCCGTTCTGCTGCTCGTGCTCGAGGTGCTGGGCACGGTGGGCGGGGCGCGCGCGGGCCGGCTCCGGCTCCGGGGGCTGGCGCTCGCCGTGGCGGGCACGGTGTCCGGGGCCCTGGCCGCGGCGGTGCTCGTCACCCTGGCGTGGAACGTCACGCAGAACGCCACCGGCCTGGATGCCTTCGCCCAAGGCGACTCTCACTCCCCGGCGCCTTTCCAGGCGGGGCTCCTCGCCCTGGTGTTCGTCCCCTTCGCGCTGTTGCGCCGCTGGGGCCGCAACCGCATCCAGGACGAGGAGTGGGGACATGGCGCACGGTTGCCGTGGGCGGTGCTCGCCGTCGTCCTCACCGTGCTCTGCCCTGGGGCGAGCTACCTCTTCGCCTGGCCGCTCCTGCTGGCCTTGCTGATCCCGTACGCCCTGCGCCGCGGGGGGGACACCCCGTGGAAGGTGGGCCTGGTGCTCACCCTCGGGGGCGTTCCCTTGCTGCTGTTGATCACCTCCACCCTGTACCCGCTCTCCTCGGCGCTCGGGCTCTCACTCGCGGGGGTGAGCCTGCTGCTTGCCTCCCTTGTCCTCGGACTGCTCCACCCCGCCCTGGCCTGGCTGGTCCAGGGACGCTGGAACACCGTGGCGGTGGGGGCCTCGGCCGTGGGCGCCGTGTTCTTGCTCTCCGGCGCGGTGGCCGCAGGCCCCCGGGCGGATCGCCCCTGGCCCGAGAGCCTGGCCTACTGGCTGGACCGGGATGGGAAACGGGCCTTCTGGCTGGCCCACGAGGACACGCACGGCGCCTGGGCGGCCCAATTCCTGGGCGAAGCGCCTCCCGCCAAGCGCTTCGACGAGGCCATGCCCTGGCTGGAGACGGACGTGCTCTATCACGAGGCCTCCCTGCTCCCGCTGCCCTCCGCCCGCACCCGCCGCGTCGCGGACGACCGCGAGGGAGACGTGCGCACCCTCACCCTCCAGGTGGACAGTCCTCCAGGGACGGCGGTGCTCCGGTTCAACCTGCCTCCGCTGGAGTTCCTCGAGGTCCGGGTGGGCCAGACGCCCCTCCCCGAGGCCGTGCTCACCGCTGGACGCGCCGAGGGCGTCCGGATCGATTACTGGCAACCCCCTCGGGAAGGGCTCCCCCTGACCCTGAAGGTCCGCGGAGAGGCGCCCGTGCGCATGCGCTCCAGCACCATCTCCCTGAACATCCCCACCCTCACCGAATCCCAGCGGCGGCCGCCCTCCCTCATGGCGGCCCCCTTTGGATTCGGCTTCAGCGACGTCACGGTCATCACGCAGACGGAGGCGCTGTGA
- a CDS encoding ABC transporter ATP-binding protein/permease — translation MSIPSGPLPSQGPSLAEAPAPLVHVAASQVPVSVRNLVRTFPGEPPQVANDQLSFDIHRGEIFGLLGPNGAGKTTLVMQLMGLMRPTSGHIQIEHVDVVRHPDAVKSLIGFLPQGELALNYLEVERALHYTGRLRGQSEHDARVQTRQIIEQLGLGSFRSRYINHLSGGMARLVGFGMALMGQPRLLILDEPTNELDPHKRRLVWDTLDQLNREQGLTCLLVTHNVLEAERVIHRLAVMDRGRIIALGTPQEIKQRAGGHVRLELQLKEGLRLEDRELEQLRSHGQVIEVRGGHYRTYLEPQQAASTSVELIQSLGLERVEDLRLAPPSLEEVYLDLDRNAAREVPTLPPPPRLEEASPSPHRLRHHLVALKYLWIAHMLEVRHTWAWNAVFSLFMPVAMVFGLSRIGLGLSDRTSLLYIVSGAAVFSVATEGILTCAQRVAMMRKDGRLIYYASLPIGQASFVASIILSRVFIVFPGVVTPLLAGWLLHGIRLELSPWLLVVIPLTALSFSGVGMMLGSLIRDLDLLVVITNALISVLLLAAPVFIPEEALPSPLRAMGFLLPPTYAADALRRALDGAVDVRFAVDLAVLAAMTLVSFVGLSRWMRWRVD, via the coding sequence GTGAGCATCCCCTCAGGGCCTCTCCCCTCCCAGGGGCCATCCCTGGCCGAGGCCCCCGCTCCCCTGGTCCACGTCGCGGCCTCCCAGGTGCCGGTGTCGGTGCGAAACCTGGTCCGCACCTTTCCCGGCGAGCCCCCGCAGGTCGCCAACGATCAGCTCTCCTTTGACATCCACCGGGGCGAAATCTTCGGGCTGCTGGGGCCCAACGGCGCGGGGAAGACGACGCTGGTCATGCAGCTCATGGGGCTCATGCGCCCCACGTCGGGCCACATCCAGATCGAGCACGTGGACGTTGTCCGCCATCCGGACGCGGTGAAGTCGCTGATCGGCTTCCTGCCCCAGGGAGAACTGGCGCTCAACTACCTGGAGGTGGAGCGCGCGCTGCACTACACGGGACGGTTGAGGGGCCAGAGCGAGCACGACGCCCGCGTCCAGACCCGGCAGATCATCGAGCAGCTCGGCCTGGGCAGCTTCCGGAGCCGATACATCAACCACCTCAGCGGCGGCATGGCGCGGTTGGTCGGCTTCGGCATGGCGCTGATGGGCCAGCCCCGGCTGCTCATCCTCGACGAGCCCACCAACGAGCTGGATCCGCACAAGCGGCGCCTCGTCTGGGACACCCTGGATCAGCTCAACCGGGAACAGGGCCTCACCTGTCTGCTCGTCACCCACAACGTGCTGGAGGCCGAGCGGGTCATCCACCGGCTGGCGGTGATGGACCGAGGCCGCATCATCGCGCTCGGCACCCCTCAGGAGATCAAACAGCGGGCGGGCGGCCACGTCCGGCTGGAGCTCCAGCTCAAAGAGGGCCTGCGGCTGGAGGACCGGGAGCTGGAGCAGCTTCGCAGCCACGGCCAGGTCATCGAGGTCCGAGGCGGCCATTACCGGACCTACCTGGAGCCGCAGCAGGCCGCCTCCACCAGCGTCGAACTCATCCAGTCCCTGGGCCTGGAGCGGGTGGAGGACCTCCGGCTCGCCCCTCCCTCGCTGGAGGAGGTGTATCTGGATCTGGACCGCAACGCGGCCCGGGAAGTTCCCACCCTGCCTCCCCCTCCACGCCTCGAGGAGGCGTCCCCCAGCCCCCACCGTCTCCGGCACCACCTCGTGGCGCTCAAGTACCTGTGGATCGCGCACATGCTGGAGGTGCGGCACACCTGGGCATGGAACGCCGTCTTCTCCCTCTTCATGCCGGTGGCGATGGTGTTCGGCCTGTCACGCATCGGCCTGGGCCTGAGCGACCGGACCAGCCTGCTCTACATCGTCAGCGGGGCGGCGGTGTTCTCGGTGGCCACCGAGGGAATCCTCACCTGTGCGCAGCGGGTGGCCATGATGCGCAAAGACGGGCGTCTCATCTATTACGCCTCCCTTCCCATCGGTCAGGCGTCCTTCGTCGCCTCCATCATCCTCTCCCGGGTGTTCATCGTCTTCCCCGGGGTGGTGACCCCCTTGCTCGCCGGCTGGCTGCTGCACGGCATCCGCCTGGAGCTGAGCCCGTGGCTCCTGGTCGTCATCCCCCTCACCGCGCTGTCCTTCTCGGGGGTGGGCATGATGCTGGGCTCCCTCATCCGCGATCTGGACCTGCTGGTGGTGATCACCAACGCGCTCATCTCCGTGCTGCTGCTGGCCGCGCCCGTGTTCATCCCCGAGGAGGCCCTGCCCTCACCCCTGCGGGCGATGGGATTTCTGTTGCCCCCAACCTATGCCGCGGACGCGCTGCGCAGGGCGCTGGATGGCGCCGTGGACGTCCGCTTCGCGGTGGATCTGGCGGTGCTGGCCGCGATGACGCTGGTCAGCTTCGTGGGCCTGTCCCGCTGGATGCGCTGGCGCGTGGACTGA
- a CDS encoding ATP-grasp domain-containing protein, whose product MNQFVFVESNTTGTGRLAVERLLAQGEQVTFITHQPEKYPFLVGNKAPGLKVLKVETNDAAAVEACVDGLVREGKVAALLTFSTFYVPTVAAIAARHGLRYLQPRAAQACHNKHEARALLRAAGLPGPEFHVIASEAEAAQLAQTVRFPCVVKPPAESGSTGVRRVDTPEELLAHFRSLHSRAANERGQSLHGEVLVESFLEGPEFSVETMTLADGTTHVLGVTQKYLSAPPYFVEMGHDFPADLPPERRRALEEAVLAGLAAVGFDFGPAHTEIRFTPAGPVIIEINPRLAGGMIPELVRLSTGVDLLSAMLDQMLGRPVDLTHTRQDVACIRFITSERPGVLARVEGQDEASRLGTVRQVAVDKAAGTRLRPPESATDRLGYVIASGPERGQVLGDAARALSLLRVEQAAPSAPA is encoded by the coding sequence GTGAATCAATTCGTTTTCGTCGAGAGCAACACCACGGGGACGGGCCGGCTGGCCGTGGAGCGGCTGCTGGCCCAGGGCGAGCAGGTGACGTTCATCACCCACCAGCCAGAGAAGTACCCCTTCCTGGTGGGCAACAAGGCCCCGGGGCTGAAGGTGTTGAAGGTGGAGACCAACGACGCGGCGGCCGTGGAGGCCTGTGTCGATGGGCTGGTGCGGGAGGGGAAGGTGGCGGCGCTGCTCACCTTCTCCACCTTCTATGTGCCCACGGTGGCGGCCATCGCGGCGCGGCACGGCCTGCGCTACCTCCAGCCTCGCGCGGCCCAGGCTTGCCACAACAAGCACGAGGCGCGGGCCCTGCTGCGCGCGGCGGGGCTGCCCGGGCCTGAGTTCCACGTCATCGCCTCCGAGGCCGAGGCGGCGCAGCTCGCCCAGACGGTGCGCTTTCCGTGTGTGGTGAAGCCTCCCGCCGAGAGCGGCAGCACGGGGGTGCGGCGGGTGGACACACCCGAGGAGCTGCTCGCGCACTTCCGCTCCCTGCACTCCCGCGCCGCCAACGAGCGCGGCCAGTCCTTGCACGGGGAAGTGCTCGTGGAGTCATTCCTGGAGGGGCCGGAGTTCAGCGTGGAGACGATGACGCTGGCCGATGGCACCACGCACGTGCTCGGGGTGACCCAGAAGTACCTCTCCGCGCCGCCGTACTTCGTGGAGATGGGGCATGACTTCCCGGCGGACCTGCCGCCCGAGCGGCGGCGGGCGCTGGAGGAGGCCGTGCTCGCGGGGCTCGCGGCGGTGGGCTTTGACTTCGGCCCGGCCCACACGGAGATCCGCTTCACGCCCGCGGGGCCGGTCATCATCGAGATCAACCCCCGGCTGGCGGGAGGGATGATTCCGGAGCTGGTGCGGCTGTCCACCGGCGTGGATCTGCTCTCGGCGATGCTGGATCAAATGCTGGGGCGGCCCGTGGACCTGACGCACACGCGCCAGGATGTGGCCTGTATCCGCTTCATCACCTCGGAGCGTCCCGGCGTGCTGGCGCGCGTGGAGGGCCAGGACGAGGCCTCCCGGCTGGGCACCGTCCGGCAGGTGGCCGTGGACAAGGCGGCGGGGACCCGGCTGCGCCCGCCCGAGAGCGCGACGGACCGGCTGGGCTATGTCATCGCCAGCGGGCCCGAGCGCGGACAGGTGCTTGGCGACGCGGCGAGGGCGCTGTCGCTGCTCCGGGTCGAGCAAGCCGCGCCCTCGGCCCCGGCGTGA